The DNA sequence TATCGTTTCCCCCGTCCACGGGTAAATCCACGATTTCAACGTTTTCCATACACGCAGCAACGCGCCTCGCCTGGTCATTTGTTCCACCGTAACAATTGGGCGGGACAACGAATTTGATCGCTTTTCCAGGGTGATTTTCTATTGCATCGTGAATGAGCCCCATCATGATCGCATACTGCATCGAGAGCCCGCTGGAAGCTACGAGTGCCTGGGTTTTTGAACCGGTAATGGTTTGAATGGCCTCCAAAACACTAGACTTGTTGGCCTCGACATTGCTTTTTTTTGTGTCAAAAGATACCCCCGTTAGCGATTTTAAGGCAACGACACAATTGGCAGGCGTCATCGCAATGGTTTCTCTTCTGCGTACATGCTGAATTTCTGAAATATAAGGCTCGTTTTGCCCTCCATTTACCACCAAAATACTTCCTAGATGAGCATGAAGTGTGATGAAAAAATCAACCTTAATCGCCTTCGTAATGGAGCTGGGATCAATATTGCCAATGGTCTCTTGTTGAGCAAGGAAGATCGTACTGCCATTGAAATCGATAATGGCGTCGGCTGTTTCAAGATTTCTCAGCTCAAATTTATAACCATAAATGCTCCTCAGTACTTCCGCATCAAAAGCAGGAGGTAATGCACCCGTATAAAGTAGCTGGGTGTTTTTGTTTGCTAATAAATTGCTTCTCAGAATGGCCAAGACAGGAATCGTCATGGAAGAAAAACTGATGACATTCTCGGCTTTTAGATGATTCAATTTCGCAACTGCCCATTCCAGCACACAAGACAATGGATGACCGAGTCGAATATAGTCGTAAGCAGTAGGCAATGCATCAAGGGCAGCGGCTTCCGCATTATTGTCATTATACAGCGCTTCAAACTGTTCCAAAAATTGGCTTTTAGCCAGTTGCTCCTCGTAAATATCTAGTCGATGCGTAGTGAGGTTCAACCAGTCCGTAGGCATATTCCCTAATACCTCTTTAATATAGTTTAGCATTTGCTTATCGCTGTTATTTGGCCTTTAGAAAAGGCGGAAATGTACATGAATTAAGTTGATCGTAATAGGGTAATCAGCGCGTAAAGATCGGAAAAGTCAGAAGTATTTGGACACAGATTTTTGAACAGTCTCAGCCGTAAAGTTTATATCACGCCAGATTGTACAGCCGACCCTTACACTTTTACACCCTCAACAAACCCTCACCACCTCCCCCCGATCCTGGCATTCCTCCAGCAATTGTGCCACTGTTTTTGCTAGCAGCGGATGCACCCATTCCGGGGCAATTTCGGCTACGGGTACCAGCACAAACCGCCGCTCCTGCATCCAGGGGTGGGGGAGGGTCAGCTGCGGCGTTTGGATGATCTCGTCCGCGTAAAAGATCAGGTCGATATCAATGAGGCGTTGATCCCATTTGCGGTGCCTCACGCGACCCAGCTGCTGCTCAATCGCAAGTGCCGTTTCAAGTGCCTGGGTGGGGGCAAGTGCCGTCTGGTACAGGCAGGCCTGGTTGAGGAAGTCCGGTTGGTCTTCCAGGCCCCAGGCACTGGTTTCGTAGCAGGCCGAAGCCTTGATCTCTTTCCCCAGTTGCTGCTGTAGCAGTTGGCGTGCTCGGAGCAGGTTTCGGTTCCTCCAACCTTGGTTACTCCCCAAGTGGAGCAGGATTTTTTGCATAAAAAACAAAGCTTTAGGTGCCAAAGGTAATGGCTATCAATAAAATAGTGGCTGTTGGAACGCAAGTAAGCAGACAAAGGAAGGGGGAGAACATTTTTTTTGAGGCTAATTGTCTATCTTTGGTCGTATAAGTTAATCAACCATCTGTCACAGACACTTTATCCTGTATGAAATATATTTTTACGCTTCTTTGTAGTGTCCTCTTTACCATCAGTGCATTTGCTCAGCCAGCTAATGATGATTGTGTCAATCTCATTGATCTGGGAACAGCACCTGCCTGTACTGGTGATATTTATACCAATGTTGACGCTACGGACAGTAACTCCGGCCCTTTGGATAACCCCACCTGTTTCAATGGAGGGACGACCCAAAACGACGTCTTCTTTGGGTTTATGGTCGATGCCGCTCTGGTCGATGTTACCATTACCGTCATCGGAACAGACTTGGGCCCTAATGGTGTTCCACTGACCAACCCCCAGTTTGCCCTTTATCGTGGCGGTTGTGGTGGCCTGGCCGAGTTGAACTGTATCAGTGCCCCCAATGGCGAAACAGCCGTCAGCCTTGATGTGATTGGCCTGACTCCGGGGATTCCCTATTTCATCAGGGTAAACGACTATTCCGGTACAGGAACACCCAACTGGGGTGATTTTACCCTATGTATTGAGGAATATATCCCGGCCATCAACATGGGCGAGGATACCCAGTCAAGTGCTTGTTCAGGCACGGTTTACGATTCTGGTGGCCCAGATGATGATTA is a window from the Lewinella sp. LCG006 genome containing:
- a CDS encoding cystathionine beta-synthase, whose amino-acid sequence is MLNYIKEVLGNMPTDWLNLTTHRLDIYEEQLAKSQFLEQFEALYNDNNAEAAALDALPTAYDYIRLGHPLSCVLEWAVAKLNHLKAENVISFSSMTIPVLAILRSNLLANKNTQLLYTGALPPAFDAEVLRSIYGYKFELRNLETADAIIDFNGSTIFLAQQETIGNIDPSSITKAIKVDFFITLHAHLGSILVVNGGQNEPYISEIQHVRRRETIAMTPANCVVALKSLTGVSFDTKKSNVEANKSSVLEAIQTITGSKTQALVASSGLSMQYAIMMGLIHDAIENHPGKAIKFVVPPNCYGGTNDQARRVAACMENVEIVDLPVDGGNDMVQSIDTVLAKIASDDAIPYIIAEIPTNPRVEVPDLLKLKTVLSKPRKTAAGSMAIDPVFILDQTFCPNVHFLGEGEMLSTVRTISYVSGSKFPSGGLCTAGYCVGNHKTEALLEKTALHLRLCDNEATALQMEILAKQLPSMNQRINAAYKNTREFINFIHNVLPAANINFVSEELANRGFIPSVFSLDLPTKGDTEEEKEAYKRALNLKLINLMITEIPNESKFCVSYGQLKGCYWTIPATSTQGTTKEGDKDYIVRASLSPKMDLELHKKVFTQFTREHLAWL
- the folK gene encoding 2-amino-4-hydroxy-6-hydroxymethyldihydropteridine diphosphokinase; the protein is MQKILLHLGSNQGWRNRNLLRARQLLQQQLGKEIKASACYETSAWGLEDQPDFLNQACLYQTALAPTQALETALAIEQQLGRVRHRKWDQRLIDIDLIFYADEIIQTPQLTLPHPWMQERRFVLVPVAEIAPEWVHPLLAKTVAQLLEECQDRGEVVRVC